One Clostridium estertheticum DNA segment encodes these proteins:
- a CDS encoding NRAMP family divalent metal transporter, which translates to MSEKTNSNKKPWLVGFMVFLSVLGPGLITGSVDNDAGGISAYSVAGAHYGYLLLWTLIPCFIALLVVQEMNARMGIVTQKGLADLIRENFGVKITFFIFLGLLVADIGNTATEFAGIAGSLQVFNLSKYITVPIAAILVWLLVVKGTYKSVEKIFLVFSLFLLSYVFSALLAHPDWHQIGNSLINPIPSFKGANGEGIDAAWIGTVIGLIGTTIAPWMQFYMQSSVIEKGIKISEYKYELMDVILGCTVTVVVAFFIIVACAATLHKDGITIYEAKDAAMALKPLAGDLASSIFAFGLLVASVFSATILPLATAFYICEAFGFEAGISKTMKEAPEFYGLFTAIIIIGAAIILIPGAPLLQISLGSQVINGMLLPVVLICMMLMVNKKDLMGEYINSKFKNWVGWITIVILIALTMVLLFQAIIQILGF; encoded by the coding sequence ATGAGTGAAAAAACAAATTCAAATAAAAAACCTTGGCTTGTAGGCTTCATGGTATTTCTATCTGTGCTGGGTCCCGGCTTAATAACTGGAAGCGTAGATAATGATGCCGGTGGTATTTCAGCCTACTCTGTGGCCGGGGCTCACTATGGATATCTTCTACTTTGGACATTGATTCCATGCTTCATCGCCTTGCTTGTAGTACAGGAAATGAATGCAAGAATGGGTATCGTAACTCAAAAGGGTTTGGCTGATCTAATTCGGGAAAACTTTGGTGTAAAGATTACCTTCTTTATATTTCTAGGTCTATTGGTTGCAGATATAGGTAATACTGCCACAGAATTTGCTGGTATTGCAGGCAGTTTGCAGGTATTTAATCTTTCAAAATATATAACAGTTCCAATTGCAGCAATTTTAGTATGGCTACTGGTTGTAAAAGGAACCTATAAATCCGTTGAAAAAATATTTTTAGTGTTTAGTCTATTTTTACTTTCTTATGTTTTTTCAGCGCTTCTTGCACACCCAGATTGGCACCAAATTGGAAATTCCTTAATTAATCCTATACCTTCCTTTAAAGGTGCTAATGGAGAAGGTATAGATGCTGCTTGGATTGGTACTGTAATTGGTTTAATTGGTACTACTATTGCTCCTTGGATGCAATTTTATATGCAGTCTTCTGTAATAGAAAAAGGTATTAAAATCTCTGAGTATAAATATGAACTTATGGATGTTATCCTTGGATGTACCGTAACGGTGGTAGTAGCTTTCTTTATTATTGTAGCTTGTGCTGCAACTTTACATAAAGATGGTATTACTATATATGAAGCTAAGGATGCAGCAATGGCATTAAAGCCCTTGGCTGGAGATTTAGCATCAAGTATCTTTGCCTTCGGTCTCTTAGTTGCTTCTGTATTCTCAGCAACAATTCTTCCACTGGCAACTGCATTTTACATCTGCGAAGCCTTTGGTTTTGAAGCTGGTATTAGTAAAACAATGAAGGAAGCTCCTGAATTTTACGGACTATTTACAGCAATAATAATTATTGGTGCCGCAATTATTCTTATTCCAGGAGCACCATTACTTCAAATTTCTCTTGGATCTCAAGTAATTAATGGCATGCTTCTACCAGTGGTTTTAATTTGTATGATGCTAATGGTAAATAAAAAGGACCTTATGGGTGAATATATAAATAGTAAATTTAAAAACTGGGTTGGTTGGATTACTATTGTTATTTTAATAGCATTAACTATGGTGTTGTTATTCCAGGCTATAATTCAAATTTTAGGGTTTTAA
- a CDS encoding Csac_0668 family 2Fe-2S cluster-binding (seleno)protein, whose product MGKETLNKCCCENTTKSSCEVEKDNLCPICEKQGTLVKNITVKHMVINELLELVGDDDCFLCMSEDCDITYYNPKSSVKFNRQQVKVPIWFKKEANPKFACYCSEVTEEQVINAVLKHGATNMKEVLKITGAMSNSQCQKKNPLGKCCHQIIQASIDKALSMK is encoded by the coding sequence ATGGGAAAAGAAACTTTGAATAAATGCTGTTGTGAGAATACAACAAAATCTTCTTGCGAGGTAGAAAAAGACAATTTGTGTCCTATATGTGAAAAGCAGGGGACCCTTGTAAAAAATATTACAGTAAAGCATATGGTGATTAACGAGCTATTGGAACTGGTTGGTGATGACGATTGTTTTTTATGTATGAGTGAGGATTGCGATATTACATACTACAATCCAAAATCGAGTGTCAAATTTAATAGGCAACAGGTAAAAGTACCAATATGGTTTAAAAAAGAAGCAAATCCTAAATTTGCCTGCTATTGTAGTGAAGTAACAGAGGAACAAGTTATAAATGCGGTATTAAAACATGGTGCTACTAATATGAAAGAGGTTTTAAAAATTACTGGAGCAATGAGTAACTCACAATGTCAAAAGAAAAATCCATTAGGAAAGTGTTGTCATCAAATAATTCAAGCTTCAATAGACAAAGCATTATCCATGAAGTAA
- the mgtA gene encoding magnesium-translocating P-type ATPase codes for MEDFKKSFWSISSEDILKSYKASKDGLTSNQAKEKLSTYGPNSIKPPKNNSTLNLLLSQFKSPIIIILFFAIGLSFFLHDTVDAIIILAIVLISGLLGFWQEHGANDAVAKLLEVVKIKTNALRDGKPINISVEDIVPGDVVILKAGAVIPADSLILESDSLNIDEATLTGETYPVEKQVGVLPLETPLKERKNSLWMGTHVISGTGKALIISTGKDTEFGKISERLKLRPMETEFERGVRQFGYFLMEITLILVLAIFSINVLLKRPALDSFLFSLALAVGLTPQLLPAIISINLASGAKMMAKVKVIVKRLASIENFGSMDVLCSDKTGTLTDGTVKLQSTIDVNGKQSDKVFLYAYLNASFESGFINPIDEAIRTYKSIDVKDYVKLGEHPYDFIRKRLSIILTEPVKNPGEKQTHIMITKGALTNILELCTKAEIADGKVVDIKEVSESIEKQYEEYSGKGYRTLGVAYKNIESKPTTENELETDMIFLGFITLFDPLKENIVSTVEELRTLGISLKIITGDNKLIAGNIVSQMGLKDVKILTGPEIYKISDGALLKKVGEVSVFAEVEPNQKERIIIALKKAGYVVGYMGDGINDASALHAADVSISVDSAVDVAKEAADIVLLEKNLDVLINGVKAGRITFANTLKYVFMATSANFGNMFSMAGASLFLPFLPLLPKQILLTNLLTDFPEMTIATDSVDAEMIMKPRKWNISFIRKFMLTFGLISSIFDYITFAVLIFIVHATDVQFRTGWFIESVISASLIVLVIRSRQPFFKSVPGKYLSIATISVAFVALIIPFTPIAGLLGLAPISIWVLLIIAIIIASYIFTAEVAKKWFYKIVKN; via the coding sequence ATGGAAGATTTTAAAAAAAGTTTCTGGTCAATATCATCAGAAGATATTTTAAAAAGTTATAAAGCTTCAAAAGATGGTTTAACAAGTAATCAGGCAAAGGAAAAGCTATCCACCTATGGTCCCAATTCAATCAAGCCCCCCAAAAATAATAGCACACTTAATCTTCTATTATCTCAATTTAAAAGTCCAATAATAATAATTTTGTTTTTTGCTATTGGTCTCTCCTTTTTTCTTCACGATACAGTGGATGCTATTATAATTTTAGCAATTGTTCTTATTAGTGGGCTTTTAGGATTTTGGCAAGAGCATGGTGCCAATGATGCAGTTGCTAAGCTACTAGAAGTAGTTAAAATAAAAACAAATGCTCTAAGGGATGGTAAACCCATAAATATTAGCGTAGAAGATATTGTTCCTGGTGATGTAGTCATCTTAAAAGCTGGTGCAGTTATACCAGCAGATAGTCTAATACTTGAATCAGATTCATTAAATATAGATGAGGCTACTTTAACCGGTGAAACATATCCCGTGGAAAAGCAAGTAGGTGTTTTGCCGCTTGAAACTCCTTTAAAAGAGAGGAAAAATTCACTATGGATGGGGACACATGTTATAAGCGGAACAGGCAAAGCGCTTATAATCAGTACTGGAAAGGATACCGAGTTTGGAAAGATTTCCGAAAGACTTAAATTAAGGCCCATGGAAACAGAGTTTGAAAGAGGTGTAAGGCAGTTTGGCTACTTCCTAATGGAAATAACCTTAATATTAGTTTTGGCAATATTTTCAATTAATGTACTTTTAAAGCGCCCAGCTCTTGATTCATTTCTTTTTTCACTGGCACTTGCTGTTGGTTTAACCCCTCAGCTACTACCTGCAATTATTAGTATTAATCTTGCCAGTGGTGCAAAGATGATGGCCAAGGTAAAAGTCATAGTAAAACGTCTTGCTTCTATTGAAAATTTTGGAAGTATGGATGTACTTTGTTCTGATAAGACAGGTACTTTAACTGACGGTACTGTTAAACTCCAATCAACTATAGATGTAAATGGGAAACAGAGTGATAAAGTATTTCTATATGCTTATCTTAATGCATCCTTTGAATCAGGCTTTATTAACCCAATTGATGAAGCAATAAGGACCTATAAATCTATTGATGTAAAAGATTATGTGAAACTAGGTGAGCATCCATATGATTTTATAAGGAAAAGGCTAAGTATAATTTTAACTGAGCCTGTTAAAAATCCTGGAGAAAAGCAAACACATATTATGATTACAAAGGGTGCACTTACAAATATTTTAGAATTATGCACCAAGGCTGAAATAGCAGATGGAAAAGTAGTAGACATAAAAGAGGTCTCTGAATCTATAGAAAAACAATACGAGGAATATAGCGGAAAGGGCTACAGAACTCTTGGAGTGGCTTATAAGAATATTGAATCTAAACCAACAACAGAAAATGAACTTGAAACTGACATGATATTTTTAGGATTTATTACACTATTTGATCCACTAAAAGAAAATATTGTTAGCACCGTTGAAGAGCTTAGAACATTAGGTATTTCTTTAAAAATAATTACAGGTGATAATAAACTCATTGCAGGTAATATAGTTTCACAGATGGGTTTAAAAGATGTAAAAATACTAACTGGTCCAGAAATCTATAAGATAAGCGATGGTGCTCTTTTAAAAAAGGTTGGCGAAGTATCAGTTTTTGCTGAAGTTGAACCAAACCAAAAGGAACGTATAATAATTGCACTTAAGAAAGCTGGCTATGTTGTTGGATACATGGGTGATGGAATAAATGATGCTTCGGCGCTTCATGCTGCTGATGTCAGTATTTCTGTTGATAGTGCAGTTGATGTTGCAAAAGAGGCGGCAGATATCGTACTGCTAGAAAAAAATCTAGATGTACTTATAAATGGAGTTAAAGCTGGGCGAATAACCTTTGCTAACACACTTAAATATGTATTCATGGCAACCAGTGCAAACTTTGGGAATATGTTTAGTATGGCTGGAGCATCACTATTCTTACCATTTTTACCACTACTTCCAAAGCAAATACTACTAACAAATTTATTAACGGATTTCCCTGAGATGACTATAGCTACTGATTCTGTGGATGCTGAAATGATTATGAAGCCGAGAAAATGGAATATCAGCTTCATTCGTAAATTCATGTTAACCTTTGGTTTAATTAGTTCAATTTTTGATTATATTACTTTTGCAGTATTAATATTTATTGTTCATGCAACAGATGTTCAATTTAGAACAGGTTGGTTTATTGAGTCAGTTATTTCTGCTTCCTTAATCGTTTTAGTTATAAGAAGTAGACAGCCCTTCTTCAAAAGTGTTCCTGGAAAATATCTTTCAATTGCCACAATATCCGTTGCATTTGTAGCATTAATTATACCATTTACTCCTATAGCAGGGTTACTTGGATTGGCCCCTATTTCCATTTGGGTATTGCTAATAATTGCAATCATTATAGCCTCTTATATTTTTACAGCTGAGGTTGCAAAAAAATGGTTTTACAAAATTGTGAAAAACTAA
- a CDS encoding VOC family protein — translation MQKIVPHLWYDKEAKEAATFYISLFENSKILNEAVIGDTPSGNTEIISFELSGQQFTAISAGPYFKFNPSISLMVACNSFEEVNTKWKALSEGGTELMPLGEYPFSKWYGWIQDRYGLSWQLMLVDSGQVAQKITPNFLFSNSACGKTEEAVKYYAEVFENSEIGIISRYGKDEAKSSKAQVNYAAFKLCGIDFSAMDNAFDVDFNFNEAFSLIVNCEDQKEIDYYWDKLSAVPGAEQCGWVKDQFGVSWQIVPSNMDEVLLNGTKDEIKRVTEAFLKMKKFDLNALDKARLGR, via the coding sequence ATGCAAAAAATAGTTCCACATTTATGGTATGACAAAGAAGCTAAAGAAGCGGCTACGTTTTATATCAGTTTATTTGAGAACTCTAAGATTTTAAACGAGGCAGTTATCGGAGATACCCCTTCAGGAAATACGGAAATTATAAGTTTTGAATTATCTGGGCAACAATTCACTGCAATAAGTGCAGGTCCTTATTTTAAATTTAACCCATCGATTTCCCTTATGGTAGCTTGTAACTCTTTTGAGGAAGTGAATACTAAATGGAAAGCATTATCAGAAGGTGGGACGGAATTGATGCCACTCGGTGAATATCCATTTAGCAAGTGGTATGGCTGGATTCAAGATCGCTATGGGCTGTCCTGGCAATTGATGCTTGTTGATAGTGGGCAAGTGGCTCAAAAGATTACACCAAATTTTCTATTCTCAAATTCTGCATGTGGAAAAACCGAAGAAGCAGTAAAGTACTATGCGGAAGTTTTTGAAAACTCAGAAATAGGCATAATTAGCAGATATGGAAAGGATGAAGCAAAGTCATCAAAAGCTCAGGTGAATTACGCTGCTTTTAAGCTTTGTGGTATTGATTTTTCAGCCATGGATAATGCATTTGATGTAGATTTCAATTTCAATGAGGCATTTTCACTCATTGTAAATTGCGAGGACCAAAAGGAAATTGATTACTATTGGGATAAACTTTCCGCTGTTCCTGGGGCAGAGCAATGTGGATGGGTAAAGGATCAATTTGGTGTATCGTGGCAGATTGTGCCATCAAATATGGACGAAGTCTTATTAAATGGCACAAAAGATGAAATTAAAAGAGTAACAGAGGCTTTTCTAAAAATGAAAAAGTTTGATTTAAATGCCTTGGACAAAGCACGGTTAGGACGTTAA
- a CDS encoding MerR family transcriptional regulator — translation MKLNEVMKETGLTKKAIYYYEEVNLIKPEKDEGSNYRSYTLDDVNRLITTHALRKLDFSIKDIKLILLEEHDITQVINKQLDVIKDKIKLLNKSKGVLENLIEQGIDSNINNLRFSIQFLDEESKNIAGYMQKELNRILPGNMGKMFAIHYGQFLNEPLDTKEKQKAWLDLINLLDSQEEVQYGENIKELINELYGKYSEKDLIELNEKSKDITYKILERKVEVSKVEKNEMKAKIEEYEKTPQYQKDLKIQRFMIDNIAPILNEIEVFMCILSTRFERFNKILRTAY, via the coding sequence ATGAAACTTAATGAAGTGATGAAAGAAACAGGACTAACAAAAAAAGCAATTTATTATTATGAAGAGGTAAATTTGATTAAACCAGAAAAAGATGAAGGTAGTAACTACAGAAGTTACACTTTGGATGATGTAAATAGGTTAATTACCACTCATGCTCTAAGAAAACTAGATTTTTCTATTAAGGATATTAAACTTATTTTGTTAGAGGAACATGACATTACACAAGTTATAAATAAACAATTAGACGTTATTAAAGACAAAATTAAGCTGCTGAACAAAAGTAAAGGAGTACTAGAGAATTTAATTGAGCAAGGAATAGATTCAAATATTAATAATCTAAGGTTCTCAATTCAATTTTTAGATGAAGAATCTAAAAATATTGCTGGATATATGCAAAAAGAACTTAATAGGATACTACCAGGTAATATGGGTAAGATGTTTGCTATTCACTATGGACAATTTTTAAATGAACCGCTTGATACTAAAGAAAAACAGAAGGCTTGGTTGGACCTTATAAATTTATTGGATTCTCAGGAAGAGGTTCAATATGGAGAAAATATAAAAGAGCTTATTAATGAATTGTATGGGAAGTATAGTGAAAAAGATTTGATTGAATTAAATGAAAAATCAAAAGACATAACATATAAAATATTAGAACGAAAAGTAGAAGTTAGTAAGGTAGAAAAAAACGAAATGAAAGCAAAAATTGAAGAATATGAAAAAACGCCTCAATATCAAAAAGATTTAAAAATTCAGCGCTTTATGATTGATAATATAGCTCCGATTTTGAATGAAATTGAGGTATTTATGTGTATTTTAAGCACTAGATTCGAAAGGTTCAACAAGATATTACGTACCGCATACTAG
- a CDS encoding polysaccharide deacetylase family protein, whose protein sequence is MNNSIDILVVSTKTITNNLIKPGEKEVYLTFDDGPSQNTSKVLKILKDIDINATFFVNGHPGYEDVYKQIISQGNVIGNHTYSHDYKTEYSSILSYNQDVDKLNSYLEGIGIPKPTLMRFPGGSNNTISNNYGGKDIMNQLIKEAIRKGYQYIDWNVCSGDSDKTTESKDVIIDNVMRGVKGMKFIVILLHDSKPKTTTAEALPIIIKNLKEQGYVFKTLSINSPVIHFK, encoded by the coding sequence TTGAATAATTCTATTGATATATTGGTAGTGAGTACTAAGACTATAACTAATAACCTAATCAAGCCAGGCGAAAAGGAAGTATATCTTACATTCGATGATGGTCCTTCCCAGAATACTTCTAAAGTGTTAAAAATTTTAAAAGATATTGATATTAATGCAACATTTTTCGTTAATGGACACCCTGGATATGAAGATGTATACAAACAAATTATAAGTCAAGGAAATGTTATAGGAAATCATACTTATTCACATGATTACAAAACAGAATATTCATCTATCCTTAGCTATAATCAAGACGTAGATAAATTAAATTCTTATTTAGAAGGTATTGGGATCCCAAAGCCTACTCTTATGAGATTTCCTGGTGGATCAAACAATACAATAAGTAATAACTATGGTGGCAAAGATATAATGAACCAATTAATAAAGGAAGCAATACGAAAAGGCTACCAATATATTGATTGGAATGTTTGTTCGGGAGATTCAGACAAAACAACAGAAAGTAAAGATGTTATTATAGATAATGTTATGAGAGGGGTTAAGGGTATGAAGTTTATTGTAATCTTACTTCACGATTCAAAACCAAAGACAACTACCGCCGAGGCTTTGCCTATAATAATTAAAAACTTAAAAGAACAAGGATATGTGTTTAAGACCTTATCAATCAACAGTCCTGTTATCCACTTTAAATAG
- a CDS encoding ABC transporter ATP-binding protein produces MGFFTAVFFVTLEAFCDLLQPTIMSKIVDVGVANNDLNYVIKMGIIMLIIAGFGAIAASIRNVVASNVSQKFGTEMRSDLFKKIQGFSFENVDKFEGATLVTRLTNDVTQVQNFVNGLMRILVKAPIVGIGSIIMAVRLNLRLSIILFAIVPVVAILIFGNMKLGYPYFIKVQKSLDSVNRVMREYLSGVTVVKAFNRFDYEIDRFQKKNIQLTQSSTAAMKVTAAFTPIIGLVVNIGIVLVIWIGGINVNKGNMHVGQIIAFTNYMTQILFSLMMVTNVFTMFVRAKASSQRISEVFSEEDSMINGKEIMENSKCKGRVDFEHVFFSYNKDKEPILKDISFTCLQGETVGIIGSTGSGKSTLVNLIPRFYDTLSGEIKVNGVNIKELDIKSLREKIAVVPQKAMLFSGTILGNIKWGSEKASFEEIKAASIVADAHEFIDRHPEGYNAKIGQGGVNFSGGQKQRIAIARALVKKAEILILDDATSAVDTDTEVKIRKSLKKYAKDLTCIIIAHRITSVMGADKIIVLDNGEIKGIGSHAQLLKSCAIYNDIFLSQIGKEML; encoded by the coding sequence ATGGGATTTTTTACTGCAGTGTTCTTTGTAACACTAGAAGCATTTTGTGATTTGTTGCAACCAACAATAATGTCTAAAATTGTGGATGTGGGAGTTGCAAATAATGACTTAAATTATGTAATTAAAATGGGCATTATTATGCTCATTATTGCTGGATTTGGAGCAATAGCTGCATCTATTCGTAATGTTGTGGCCAGCAATGTTTCACAAAAATTTGGCACAGAAATGAGATCTGATTTGTTTAAGAAAATTCAAGGGTTTTCTTTTGAAAATGTTGATAAATTTGAAGGGGCTACTCTAGTAACAAGGCTTACAAATGATGTAACACAGGTCCAAAATTTTGTAAATGGACTTATGAGGATATTAGTTAAAGCACCTATTGTAGGGATTGGAAGTATTATAATGGCTGTGAGACTTAACTTACGGCTATCTATAATTTTGTTTGCTATTGTACCAGTTGTAGCTATTCTTATATTTGGCAATATGAAGCTTGGATATCCTTATTTTATTAAGGTACAGAAATCACTGGATAGTGTAAATAGAGTTATGCGAGAGTATTTATCAGGAGTAACAGTAGTTAAAGCTTTTAATCGATTTGATTATGAAATAGATAGGTTCCAAAAGAAGAATATACAACTTACTCAGTCTTCAACAGCAGCTATGAAAGTAACAGCTGCTTTTACCCCAATTATTGGACTAGTAGTAAATATTGGAATAGTACTCGTGATTTGGATAGGCGGCATAAATGTAAACAAAGGTAATATGCATGTGGGACAAATAATTGCATTTACAAATTATATGACACAAATATTATTTTCACTTATGATGGTAACTAATGTTTTTACAATGTTTGTACGCGCTAAAGCATCTTCTCAACGTATTAGTGAAGTGTTTTCAGAAGAGGATAGCATGATTAATGGAAAGGAAATTATGGAAAATTCTAAGTGCAAAGGAAGAGTTGACTTTGAACATGTGTTTTTTTCATATAATAAAGATAAGGAGCCCATATTAAAGGATATATCATTTACCTGCCTTCAGGGAGAAACTGTTGGAATAATAGGATCAACAGGTTCAGGTAAAAGTACTCTTGTGAATTTAATTCCAAGATTCTATGATACTTTAAGTGGAGAAATAAAAGTTAATGGTGTTAATATTAAAGAGTTAGATATAAAGTCATTAAGGGAGAAGATTGCAGTAGTACCACAAAAGGCAATGCTGTTTTCAGGCACAATACTAGGGAATATAAAATGGGGGAGTGAAAAGGCAAGTTTTGAAGAAATTAAAGCGGCGTCTATAGTGGCTGATGCACATGAATTTATTGATAGACATCCAGAAGGTTATAATGCCAAAATTGGACAGGGCGGTGTTAATTTTTCCGGGGGGCAAAAGCAGCGTATAGCTATAGCAAGAGCATTAGTGAAAAAGGCTGAAATTCTAATACTTGACGATGCAACCAGCGCTGTGGATACAGATACAGAGGTGAAAATAAGGAAGAGCTTAAAAAAATATGCTAAGGATTTAACTTGCATTATAATAGCACATAGAATAACTTCTGTAATGGGAGCTGACAAAATAATAGTATTAGATAACGGGGAAATTAAAGGTATTGGAAGCCACGCGCAGCTTTTAAAGAGTTGTGCTATTTACAATGATATCTTCCTTTCTCAAATTGGAAAGGAGATGCTGTAG
- a CDS encoding ABC transporter ATP-binding protein, which translates to MTDNKYKDKNNSVNMPTTGGGFGRRNMAPVVKPKTFVKTVRRLWSYFGAERKTLIIIFIFIIIDSAIVLMGPYLIGRAVNTMTIKSGKVDFNLLSIIVIALLISYLADAAINLFQGFAMASSSQRIVKTMRNNLFLKLQKLPMAFFDTNSHGDIMSRLSNDIDNVSSTISQSVIALMSGVITIVGSFIMMIILSPILTVASLITVPLVFLLTGSIAKKTGRLFKAQQMELGKLNGLIEETISGNYIIKAFNHEAKTVSEFDEINERLCAVGLKAQIYSGFLMPIMNVINNIGFAAVAGVGGILAVESMITVGVIASFLSYSRQFVRPLNNLANIFNTLQSAVAGAERVFEILDAEEETEDVKEPKEIVESEGHVQFNNVYFGYRKDVNILKDINFEVQIGESVALVGPTGAGKTTIVNLLTRFYDVSSGIIYIDGVDIREYTRDSLRRCFGIVLQDTYLFTGTIKENIKYGNLDATDIEVQNAAKMANAHEFIKRLPKGYETLLSESGSNLSQGQRQLLAIARAILTNPSILILDEATSSVDTRTELRIQEAMLKLMHGRTSFIIAHRLSTIRDANKIMVIDDGQIIEMGNHAELINKKGKYYNMYFNQYNNSDDE; encoded by the coding sequence ATGACTGATAATAAATATAAGGATAAAAATAATAGTGTTAATATGCCAACTACAGGTGGTGGCTTTGGAAGAAGAAATATGGCACCTGTAGTAAAACCTAAAACTTTCGTAAAAACTGTTAGAAGACTGTGGAGCTATTTTGGAGCTGAAAGAAAAACATTAATAATAATATTTATTTTTATAATAATAGATTCTGCAATAGTACTTATGGGACCATATCTAATAGGGCGCGCAGTGAATACCATGACAATTAAAAGTGGAAAAGTAGATTTTAATCTTTTGAGCATAATTGTAATTGCACTATTAATATCCTATTTAGCGGATGCAGCTATAAATCTATTCCAAGGATTTGCCATGGCAAGTTCCAGTCAAAGAATAGTTAAGACTATGAGAAATAATTTGTTTTTAAAGCTCCAAAAGCTCCCAATGGCATTTTTTGATACAAACAGTCATGGAGATATTATGAGTAGATTGTCAAATGATATTGATAATGTTAGTTCTACTATTTCTCAATCTGTTATTGCGCTTATGTCAGGAGTTATAACTATAGTAGGGTCATTTATTATGATGATAATTTTAAGTCCTATATTAACTGTGGCAAGTTTAATTACAGTACCACTGGTATTTTTGTTAACTGGCTCCATTGCAAAAAAGACAGGTAGGCTTTTTAAAGCTCAGCAAATGGAACTTGGAAAGCTTAATGGACTGATTGAAGAAACTATCTCTGGAAATTATATAATAAAAGCTTTTAACCATGAAGCTAAAACAGTAAGTGAATTTGATGAAATAAATGAAAGATTATGCGCGGTGGGACTCAAAGCTCAAATATATTCTGGATTTCTAATGCCGATTATGAATGTCATAAATAACATTGGGTTTGCAGCAGTAGCTGGAGTAGGTGGAATTCTAGCAGTAGAAAGTATGATTACAGTAGGTGTAATTGCCAGCTTTTTAAGTTATTCAAGGCAATTCGTAAGACCACTTAATAACTTGGCAAATATATTTAATACACTGCAATCCGCTGTGGCAGGAGCTGAAAGAGTATTTGAAATACTGGACGCGGAGGAAGAAACAGAAGATGTAAAAGAGCCAAAAGAAATTGTTGAATCCGAAGGGCATGTTCAATTTAATAATGTGTATTTTGGATATAGAAAAGATGTAAACATTCTTAAAGATATTAATTTTGAAGTCCAGATTGGCGAAAGTGTAGCACTTGTAGGACCAACAGGAGCAGGGAAGACTACAATTGTAAATTTACTTACAAGATTTTATGATGTTTCAAGTGGAATAATATATATTGATGGGGTAGACATAAGGGAATATACAAGAGACAGCCTTAGAAGGTGTTTTGGTATAGTTCTTCAAGATACATATCTTTTTACAGGAACTATAAAAGAAAATATAAAATATGGAAACCTAGATGCAACAGATATAGAAGTACAAAATGCAGCTAAAATGGCAAATGCACATGAATTTATAAAAAGGCTTCCTAAGGGTTACGAAACACTACTTTCTGAGAGTGGAAGTAATCTCAGTCAAGGACAAAGACAACTTTTGGCCATTGCCAGGGCAATTTTAACAAATCCATCTATATTGATATTGGATGAGGCTACCAGTAGTGTTGATACTAGAACCGAACTTAGAATACAAGAAGCTATGCTTAAATTAATGCATGGAAGAACTAGTTTTATTATAGCTCACAGACTAAGTACTATAAGAGATGCAAATAAAATAATGGTTATAGATGATGGACAAATTATAGAGATGGGAAACCACGCGGAGCTTATAAATAAAAAAGGGAAATACTATAATATGTATTTTAACCAATATAATAATAGTGACGATGAATAA
- a CDS encoding L-2-amino-thiazoline-4-carboxylic acid hydrolase yields the protein MITAFGEDVVKSIQEINVNWQEPLKMYMKNTVAIIEKLKEVYGDKVIEIIKEYTANDALKRGQDISANRGDTLDDFLEIFGKGNLVCKSESEAILRREGCLVSKVARELGVENIMYYLHCYGDPYLVKGINPNISCNHNKTFMQGDDCCEYHITMKVNKD from the coding sequence TTGATAACTGCTTTTGGCGAAGATGTTGTTAAATCAATTCAGGAAATCAATGTGAATTGGCAAGAACCGCTTAAAATGTATATGAAAAATACAGTTGCGATTATTGAAAAACTCAAAGAAGTGTATGGGGATAAAGTAATAGAAATTATTAAAGAATATACCGCAAATGATGCATTAAAGCGTGGTCAGGATATTTCTGCAAATAGAGGCGATACTTTAGATGATTTTTTAGAAATCTTTGGAAAAGGAAATCTTGTTTGTAAAAGTGAATCTGAAGCAATTCTAAGGCGTGAAGGGTGTTTAGTATCAAAGGTCGCAAGAGAACTGGGTGTTGAAAACATTATGTACTACCTTCACTGTTATGGAGATCCTTATTTAGTGAAAGGTATTAACCCAAATATTTCATGTAATCATAATAAAACATTCATGCAAGGTGATGATTGTTGTGAATACCACATAACTATGAAGGTCAATAAGGACTAA